TTGGTAAATGTCCTTGGTATAGTTGAACAAATTCGGGTACTCCCGTAGAAGCTTTTTGTTGCACTTGAAATGTACGACATAGACCTGTTATGAAAACAAACTCGTCATCAATGGGCATGAAACGATTTTATTGCAAAGATGTCAAGgttttccatctttttttcaaaaagaaaatcaaagcgTTTTTCCTTTCCCTCTGTTAGAGTTTCAAGCAATGAACGTTACTGGTCACCATTGAAGGTGTTTTTAGTTTATCTCAAATACATAATATTAGAAAGCTGTACGGGCAAAATGAAATACCTCATCGAATCTTATGAGGGTTACAAACAGTCGAATATCTGCCTCGGTTAGAATGTTTCCGCAAAGGTACCGCTGCTTGGAAAGAATCTCCTCACATTGGTCCAAAGCGTCATATAGTTGTTTTACAGCCTGATGGTCCAATTATATAATACATGCTTTAGGGAAGAATATAACTCTTTCAAGAATGTAGAGACCAACAAGTCTCGCATTGAACTGAAGATAACAACCACATGAAAATACCTCATCATAAGGCTCTTGTTTTCTAGCAAACCCGCATTTGTAAACACCGTTATTGATTCCGCTGTATATCCACTCATTCGTCTTGTCAATTTCGGCTCTCAAATGTGGAGGATATAGGTCCACAGCAGGATTCTCAGCTATATCGTTGAATTCGGTATTAAGCATGCGGATTATCTCAGCACTCTCGTTACTAACAATAGTGTTGAACTTCTTGTCCCATAGGACCTATAATATAACAGAAAGCacaaaataaattgaaagaaCTTGAACATGGAAATGTAAAGGAAAAACAGAATGAGAGCTGGAAGGCGCTTTTAATACTTTATGAACTTACAGGGACTGTGTACTTCCCAGTATAGTTCGTACTTGCAAGCTCATATAGTTCCCTTATGCTCTTTGCTCCGTTAAAGGGGTCGGGTGCAGCACCTGGCTCTTCTGTATCAGAAGTGGGAAAAACCCATCCCATGTGCTCATCAGTTTCCTTTGTCCTTTCCCATATGGGTTTGACTGACTGGTGAACAATTGAACAACAAAAGATCATTAGCTTTATGACAGATTTAATCAAACTACAAGAGCTTAAAATACATGGCATGATTCACCGACCGTAAAACCAATGGCCTTGTCAAGTCCTTTGATCTTCAAGTATGCAAGGCACCTGGAAGCCCAAGGGCAAGCATAAGATACATACAAATGATACCTTCCTGACTCAGGTGGAAACTGAGAACCAGGGTCTCGAGAGATGAAGTTACGAAATGTTGAGGCAGTTCTCATAAAAGCCCCAGAATCTGACATTTCATCCAGTGCAGATCGGGCCATTTGACAAGTACGCTGAAAAAAGAAAGCATCATTTCAGAAGCTTGTGACTTCTCAAAGTCCACCAAAATCATGCAATCTTCAAGATTCAATTAATAAGCAAGAAGACTTTCTCAACCCCAAAACATAAGTGTGGTCTTTTGTCTTAAATTTCCCATATAAATCttgtttatatatttctttcaatgAATTCTCTCTGTCCTGTTTCTGTATAATCAAGGAAACTTGACGCATTCAGCTATTAGCTGGAGAGTAAAATATTTACCATGAAATGAAGTTCATCATCATTCAAGGCAATAAATTGAATTTACATATGATGCAtcaacaaaatttatatatatataaatcagtTCGAGCAAATAAAGCAAGCCTAAAAATATAAACCGTTTTCACTCGTAAGACAGGGAGTAAAATTTACTAGATAAAAAGCACATATGGTCTAAATTCCTCAACATGCACCCATTATTCCCTACTGTTTATCCCATTATTAATAACAAACGATATGAATTTGTCAAAAGATTGAATAGAGATATGATAGAAACCCATTATCATCAAAAGAGATCTGAACTAAAACAATAACCCATCACCTTTGTTTCTCGGCAGCAAGTTAAAATATTCAAGAGTAAGTAAAGAGACTAACGGCAACGATACAGCGTATAAACTAAAACCCAGAAATATAAAGTCAAGAGAGATCAAAACTAAAGCAGAAGTCTTACCTTGAAAGCAAATAATGAGAAAGTGGAGGAGTTGTTGGTACCGAATAATGACGGGGTTTTGCAAAAGAAAGGGAGCATGGGCTTTTTATAATGTTCCTTTTTTTGTTGGTTATTTAATACCGATGTGTTTCGGTGCTCCTATAAATACCCTTTTTATCTTGGTCTTGGCTGCTTAAATTCACAGATGCAATGCATCTAACCTTTCAGGAGGCTAAAACAAATGCtgctatatatataataatatcacTAGTTGTAACAAAAGCGATGACATCAGAAAAAGCTAAGATCTTTTGGACTTTGACTATGTGAGCTGCTAAGACAATTCATTTAGGGGGAAAAAATTATGACGAAACATTGACATCATTCAAGGACAAATCAGTTTTAACATTTATCACTGGGATTTGAGAggtttaaaagaaagaaaaagaaactctTTTCACACTTTGTCCTCTTCGGATATGTTATGTTTTAATGACTCTAGTAGAATGTTTTTAGTTGTATTTGTGGTTCTTCTCAAGACTCTTTATTGCCACTGTTGCAGGATGATGCTAGTGATATGGTTGTATTTCGCACTATTTACTAGTTTTTAATGTCATGTTCTTTTTTCTACCAACAAAAGGACACCATTTAGAGGTTAGAAAGTTTTAAAATGATGATAAGAATTAGAGTATCTTTAAAGGTTTTGCATTGTAAGTGAGCTAGGAATTAATTATTAGACAACTAAAGTTAGTTCCTAGTATGGTAACAATAACAAAGGTTTGCCCCTTTCTTTCCTGGAAACAAAGCCTTGGAATCCTAACATCTTACTAACAACATCCGCTAAGACTTGAGAGGATAAACAGGGAAATTCATTTTGCCATTCAATGTGATCGatgcaaactttttatttttgttttcacaaAATAAAGTTATAATAATGCATTCCTCAATACCTGAGGAGCACTAAATTATCCAGTAGGCAGGTCCTTTGAATTTTCAGTTGACAGCAGAAATGCCAATGGACGGAAAAGGAACTGAAGAATCTCAAACCACCAAGGAAAAGGGATCAAAAGATTGACttctttttgaaaaattcaaaaaaggg
The sequence above is drawn from the Gossypium hirsutum isolate 1008001.06 chromosome A05, Gossypium_hirsutum_v2.1, whole genome shotgun sequence genome and encodes:
- the LOC107958307 gene encoding glutathionyl-hydroquinone reductase YqjG isoform X2, whose amino-acid sequence is MKGSLKELVRANGLCIQSKPFLLKQRTCQMARSALDEMSDSGAFMRTASTFRNFISRDPGSQFPPESGRYHLYVSYACPWASRCLAYLKIKGLDKAIGFTSVKPIWERTKETDEHMGWVFPTSDTEEPGAAPDPFNGAKSIRELYELASTNYTGKYTVPVLWDKKFNTIVSNESAEIIRMLNTEFNDIAENPAVDLYPPHLRAEIDKTNEWIYSGINNGVYKCGFARKQEPYDEAVKQLYDALDQCEEILSKQRYLCGNILTEADIRLFVTLIRFDEVYVVHFKCNKKLLREYPNLFNYTKDIYQIPGMSSTVNVQHIKRHYYGSHPSINPFGIIPVGPNIDYSSPHDRARFTA
- the LOC107958307 gene encoding glutathionyl-hydroquinone reductase YqjG isoform X3; the encoded protein is MARSALDEMSDSGAFMRTASTFRNFISRDPGSQFPPESGRYHLYVSYACPWASRCLAYLKIKGLDKAIGFTSVKPIWERTKETDEHMGWVFPTSDTEEPGAAPDPFNGAKSIRELYELASTNYTGKYTVPVLWDKKFNTIVSNESAEIIRMLNTEFNDIAENPAVDLYPPHLRAEIDKTNEWIYSGINNGVYKCGFARKQEPYDEAVKQLYDALDQCEEILSKQRYLCGNILTEADIRLFVTLIRFDEVYVVHFKCNKKLLREYPNLFNYTKDIYQIPGMSSTVNVQHIKRHYYGSHPSINPFGIIPVGPNIDYSSPHDRARFTA
- the LOC107958307 gene encoding glutathionyl-hydroquinone reductase YqjG isoform X1, with amino-acid sequence MLPFFCKTPSLFGTNNSSTFSLFAFKRTCQMARSALDEMSDSGAFMRTASTFRNFISRDPGSQFPPESGRYHLYVSYACPWASRCLAYLKIKGLDKAIGFTSVKPIWERTKETDEHMGWVFPTSDTEEPGAAPDPFNGAKSIRELYELASTNYTGKYTVPVLWDKKFNTIVSNESAEIIRMLNTEFNDIAENPAVDLYPPHLRAEIDKTNEWIYSGINNGVYKCGFARKQEPYDEAVKQLYDALDQCEEILSKQRYLCGNILTEADIRLFVTLIRFDEVYVVHFKCNKKLLREYPNLFNYTKDIYQIPGMSSTVNVQHIKRHYYGSHPSINPFGIIPVGPNIDYSSPHDRARFTA